The Glycine soja cultivar W05 chromosome 6, ASM419377v2, whole genome shotgun sequence genome has a window encoding:
- the LOC114417188 gene encoding mitotic checkpoint serine/threonine-protein kinase BUB1-like: MLSYSPPRFRIAAVDAHHDPLLPFLRSIKKALEASDDSASSLSNLLKDCIRNFKNNDRYRNDVRFLKIWLLYMGVSDDFDSVFKEMLDSNVCTNNSSLYVWSASFFELKGRLHDALTIYQLGICRNTEPIEWLKKARTLFLSRISEIQNAASTQKVDDKESKNLEDNGINPWGTSTMDSLLKKIYPLIMKFDGYRSSTKPYTGKVALSTLKNSSRNKVLEIGGMKYHIKGCAGQGGFAQVYKANVDSDPDNVVALKIQKPAFPWEFYVYRLLDKRILDRERSSYGFAHRIHVYSDCSILICDYLANGTLQDVINSYVVIGKSMEEVLCIYYTIEMLHMVETLHGVGLIHGDFKPDNLLIRYARGDLTEDGFLSRSGPWCDQGLCLVDWGRGIDLHLFPDHTLFKGDCKTSGFRCIEMLEDKPWKFQVDAYGLCAVVHMMLHNCYMEVVKKEQSDGSYMYLPKLPFKRYWNIELWKTFFTKMLNQYPHDDDRSLLQDLKKSFQDYLSSNPQLIKKLKELLSKQRASLCSA; this comes from the exons ATGCTCAGCTACTCACCCCCGCGTTTCAGAATCGCCGCCGTCGACGCTCACCACGATCCTCTCTTACCCTTTCTCCg GTCTATCAAGAAAGCCCTAGAAGCTTCCGACGACTCCGCTTCGAGTCTCAGTAACTTACTCAAAGATTGCATCAGAAACTTCAAGAACAATGACCGCTACCGAAACGACGTCAGATTCCTCAAGATCTGGCTCCTCTAT ATGGGAGTTAGTGATGATTTTGATAGTGTTTTCAAAGAAATGCTGGACAGTAATGTATGTACCAATAATTCTTCACTTTATGTGTGGTCTGCAAGTTTTTTTGAGTTGAAGGGAAGATTGCATGATGCTCTCACCATCTATCAGCTTGGCATTTGCAG GAATACGGAGCCAATTGAGTGGTTGAAGAAGGCACGGACCTTATTTCTCAGTAGAATTTCTGAAATACAGAATGCTGCTTCAACTCAGAAG GTTGATGATAAAGAATCCAAGAATTTGGAAGATAATGGCATTAATCCTTGGGGCACTTCCACCATGGATAGCCTTTTAAAGAAGATATATcctttaattatgaaatttgat GGGTATCGTTCAAGCACTAAACCATACACAGGAAAAGTGGCCTTATCTACCTTGAAGAATTCATCAAGGAATAAAGTTTTAGAGATAG GTGGAATGAAGTACCATATAAAGGGCTGTGCTGGACAGGGTGGTTTTGCCCAAGTATATAAGGCTAATGTCGACAGTGATCCTGACAATGTTGTTGCACTAAAG ATACAAAAACCAGCTTTCCCTTGGGAATTTTACGTTTATCGTCTGCTTGATAAGCGCATCTTAGATAGAGAG AGGTCAAGTTATGGTTTTGCTCACCGAATTCATGTCTATTCTGACTGTAGTATACTCATCTGTGACTATTTAGCTAATGGGACACTACAG GATGTGATAAACTCATATGTGGTCATAGGAAAATCCATGGAAGAAGTGTTATGCATTTACTACACAATAGAAATGTTACACATGGTTGAAACTTTGCATGGTGTTGGCTTGATTCATGGTGATTTCAAGCCTGATAATCTGCTAATTCGCTATGCTAG GGGTGACCTTACAGAAGATGGGTTCTTGAGCCGAAGTGGTCCTTGGTGTGATCAG GGTCTTTGCCTTGTTGACTGGGGAAGAGGGATTGATTTGCATCTCTTTCCAGATCACACACTATTTAAGGGAGATTGCAAAACTTCTGGTTTTCGCTGCATTGAGATGCTAGAGGATAAGCCGTGGAAATTTCAG GTAGATGCATATGGCCTTTGTGCTGTTGTCCATATGATGTTGCATAATTGCTATATGGAAGTCGTCAAAAAAGAACAATCTGATGGTAGCTACATGTATCTTCCCAAACTACCCTTTAAACG TTACTGGAACATTGAGCTCTGGAAGACTTTCTTCACTAAGATGCTAAACCAATACCCCCATGATGATGATAGGAGTTTGCTGcaggacctgaagaagtccttCCAAGACTACTTGAGCTCCAATCCGCAGCTTATAAAGAAACTAAAGGAGTTACTCTCAAAGCAAAGGGCTTCCTTGTGCTCTGCTTAA